From a single Mangifera indica cultivar Alphonso chromosome 19, CATAS_Mindica_2.1, whole genome shotgun sequence genomic region:
- the LOC123202708 gene encoding PHD finger protein EHD3-like isoform X3: MGCEEGTSNGDTEWLKRGRGINGIEVGRVQDFGGGRSVASEGFRTYKRRKHVRSTEEAKFLEDSFRIQRKNRNAVLIQMLGSFKGVGGIEECIREAFFFDPEIVCSTIKGSDTHGQDRNKCSQTGILNGCQYSAKGCSVVSGGPLNASNPSIMTNMCRRAFFDILISEKFSLLCKLLQENFGGLRFDKFIDFSVIHARMKEGTYEISPIRFVDDIQLVWGKLQEIGAEMISLANSVAEFSRTSCSEHVGGPIKYDEEKNEQLFSGETNFDAKMVQPEAGGVNKVCTCRCCEEKADGKDCLVCDSCEEMYHVSCIEPAVQEIPLKNWYCGSCTAKGIGSPHENCVVCETLNAPTNQGILVGDGTSPAYETFIEFEGKSNSNTDEVQESEEKRYLMYPCGICGVRVASCDEFQYCDHDYCPYKLYHNRCLTPKQSKSYGSRWLCPSCLCRGCFTDKDDDKIVLCEACDHAYHIYCMEPPRSSIPKHRWFCRKCEAGLKEIRRVKEVYENEKKKKGDKNIKAYENGQKKKSKEDISHENLEKNLNGKSEEESDGGRGGMDMLLNAAKTLNFEEFGRKEEFKLKRG; encoded by the exons atgGGATGTGAAGAGGGAACAAGCAATGGTGATACAGAGTGGTTGAAAAGAGGAAGGGGGATTAATGGGATAGAAGTTGGAAGGGTGCAGGATTTTGGTGGAGGGAGGTCAGTTGCAAGTGAGGGTTTTCGGACCTACAAGAGGCGGAAGCATGTAAGGTCAACTGAAGAAGCCAAATTTTTGGAGGATTCCTTCAGAATTCAG AGGAAAAACAGAAATGCTGTACTAATTCAGATGCTTGGGTCATTTAAAGGTGTGGGTGGTATAGAAGAGTGTATCCGTGAAGCATTTTTCTTTGATCCAGAAATTGTTTGCTCGACAATTAAG GGATCTGATACTCATGGTCAAGATAGGAACAAATGCTCACAAACTGGGATTCTTAATGGATGTCAGTATTCAGCTAAAGGTTGTAGTGTTGTCTCTGGTGGCCCTTTAAATGCATCTAATCCTTCTATCATGACCAATATGTGTCGGCGGGctttctttgatattttaatttctgaaaAGTTCAGCTTACTTTGTAAGCTACTCCAGGAAAATTTTGGAGGATTGAGGTTTGACAAATTTATCGACTTTAGTGTGATTCACgcaaggatgaaagaaggaacTTATGAAATTTCACCTATCCGTTTCGTTGATGATATTCAACTG gtTTGGGGAAAGCTTCAAGAGATTGGTGCTGAAATGATTTCTCTAGCAAATAGTGTTGCAGAATTTTCAAGAACTTCCTGCAGTGAGCAT GTTGGAGGCCCAATAAAgtatgatgaagaaaaaaatgag CAGTTGTTTTCTGGAGAAACCAACTTTGATGCTAAAATGGTACAGCCAGAAGCAGGTGGTGTGAATAAGGTTTGCACTTGCAGGTGCTGTGAGGAGAAGGCTGATGGGAAGGATTGTCTAGTTTGTGATTCATGTGAAGAAATGTACCATGTTTCCTGTATTGAGCCAGCTGTTCAAGAGATCCCACTGAAAAATTGGTATTGTGGGAGCTGCACTGCAAAAGGCATTGGATCGCCTCATGAGAACTGTGTAGTGTGTGAGACGCTGAATGCCCCCACAAACCAAGGAATTCTGGTTGGTGATGGGACCAGTCCAGCGTATGAAacatttattgaatttgaaggtAAGTCAAACAGTAATACAGATGAAGTCCAAGAATCTGAAGAGAAAAGATACCTGATGTACCCTTGTGGAATTTGTGGAGTTAGGGTAGCATCGTGCGATGAGTTTCAATACTGTGACCATGATTACTGCCCCTATAAGCTCTATCATAATAGGTGTTTAACACCAAAACAGTCGAAATCCTATGGGTCTCGTTGGCTCTGCCCTTCGTGTCTGTGTAGAGGATGCTTTACTGATAAAGatgatgataaaattgttttatgtgAAGCTTGTGATCATGCATACCATATCTATTGTATGGAGCCGCCACGCAGCTCAATTCCTAAGCATAGATGGTTTTGCAGAAAATGTGAAGCCGGACTCAAAGAAATACGCAGGGTAAAGGAGGtgtatgaaaatgaaaagaaaaagaaaggagatAAGAATATAAAGGCATATGAAAATggacagaaaaagaaaagcaaagagGATATATCACatgaaaatcttgaaaagaATCTGAATGGGAAAAGTGAGGAGGAATCAGATGGAGGTAGAGGCGGAATGGACATGCTTTTAAATGCAGCTAAGACCTTAAATTTTGAAGAGTTTGGCCGCAAAGAAGAGTTTAAACTGAAGAGGGGATAA
- the LOC123202708 gene encoding PHD finger protein EHD3-like isoform X1 has translation MMGCEEGTSNGDTEWLKRGRGINGIEVGRVQDFGGGRSVASEGFRTYKRRKHVRSTEEAKFLEDSFRIQRKNRNAVLIQMLGSFKGVGGIEECIREAFFFDPEIVCSTIKGSDTHGQDRNKCSQTGILNGCQYSAKGCSVVSGGPLNASNPSIMTNMCRRAFFDILISEKFSLLCKLLQENFGGLRFDKFIDFSVIHARMKEGTYEISPIRFVDDIQLVWGKLQEIGAEMISLANSVAEFSRTSCSEHVGGPIKYDEEKNEQLFSGETNFDAKMVQPEAGGVNKVCTCRCCEEKADGKDCLVCDSCEEMYHVSCIEPAVQEIPLKNWYCGSCTAKGIGSPHENCVVCETLNAPTNQGILVGDGTSPAYETFIEFEGKSNSNTDEVQESEEKRYLMYPCGICGVRVASCDEFQYCDHDYCPYKLYHNRCLTPKQSKSYGSRWLCPSCLCRGCFTDKDDDKIVLCEACDHAYHIYCMEPPRSSIPKHRWFCRKCEAGLKEIRRVKEVYENEKKKKGDKNIKAYENGQKKKSKEDISHENLEKNLNGKSEEESDGGRGGMDMLLNAAKTLNFEEFGRKEEFKLKRG, from the exons tgatgGGATGTGAAGAGGGAACAAGCAATGGTGATACAGAGTGGTTGAAAAGAGGAAGGGGGATTAATGGGATAGAAGTTGGAAGGGTGCAGGATTTTGGTGGAGGGAGGTCAGTTGCAAGTGAGGGTTTTCGGACCTACAAGAGGCGGAAGCATGTAAGGTCAACTGAAGAAGCCAAATTTTTGGAGGATTCCTTCAGAATTCAG AGGAAAAACAGAAATGCTGTACTAATTCAGATGCTTGGGTCATTTAAAGGTGTGGGTGGTATAGAAGAGTGTATCCGTGAAGCATTTTTCTTTGATCCAGAAATTGTTTGCTCGACAATTAAG GGATCTGATACTCATGGTCAAGATAGGAACAAATGCTCACAAACTGGGATTCTTAATGGATGTCAGTATTCAGCTAAAGGTTGTAGTGTTGTCTCTGGTGGCCCTTTAAATGCATCTAATCCTTCTATCATGACCAATATGTGTCGGCGGGctttctttgatattttaatttctgaaaAGTTCAGCTTACTTTGTAAGCTACTCCAGGAAAATTTTGGAGGATTGAGGTTTGACAAATTTATCGACTTTAGTGTGATTCACgcaaggatgaaagaaggaacTTATGAAATTTCACCTATCCGTTTCGTTGATGATATTCAACTG gtTTGGGGAAAGCTTCAAGAGATTGGTGCTGAAATGATTTCTCTAGCAAATAGTGTTGCAGAATTTTCAAGAACTTCCTGCAGTGAGCAT GTTGGAGGCCCAATAAAgtatgatgaagaaaaaaatgag CAGTTGTTTTCTGGAGAAACCAACTTTGATGCTAAAATGGTACAGCCAGAAGCAGGTGGTGTGAATAAGGTTTGCACTTGCAGGTGCTGTGAGGAGAAGGCTGATGGGAAGGATTGTCTAGTTTGTGATTCATGTGAAGAAATGTACCATGTTTCCTGTATTGAGCCAGCTGTTCAAGAGATCCCACTGAAAAATTGGTATTGTGGGAGCTGCACTGCAAAAGGCATTGGATCGCCTCATGAGAACTGTGTAGTGTGTGAGACGCTGAATGCCCCCACAAACCAAGGAATTCTGGTTGGTGATGGGACCAGTCCAGCGTATGAAacatttattgaatttgaaggtAAGTCAAACAGTAATACAGATGAAGTCCAAGAATCTGAAGAGAAAAGATACCTGATGTACCCTTGTGGAATTTGTGGAGTTAGGGTAGCATCGTGCGATGAGTTTCAATACTGTGACCATGATTACTGCCCCTATAAGCTCTATCATAATAGGTGTTTAACACCAAAACAGTCGAAATCCTATGGGTCTCGTTGGCTCTGCCCTTCGTGTCTGTGTAGAGGATGCTTTACTGATAAAGatgatgataaaattgttttatgtgAAGCTTGTGATCATGCATACCATATCTATTGTATGGAGCCGCCACGCAGCTCAATTCCTAAGCATAGATGGTTTTGCAGAAAATGTGAAGCCGGACTCAAAGAAATACGCAGGGTAAAGGAGGtgtatgaaaatgaaaagaaaaagaaaggagatAAGAATATAAAGGCATATGAAAATggacagaaaaagaaaagcaaagagGATATATCACatgaaaatcttgaaaagaATCTGAATGGGAAAAGTGAGGAGGAATCAGATGGAGGTAGAGGCGGAATGGACATGCTTTTAAATGCAGCTAAGACCTTAAATTTTGAAGAGTTTGGCCGCAAAGAAGAGTTTAAACTGAAGAGGGGATAA
- the LOC123202708 gene encoding PHD finger protein EHD3-like isoform X2 gives MMGCEEGTSNGDTEWLKRGRGINGIEVGRVQDFGGGRSVASEGFRTYKRRKHVRSTEEAKFLEDSFRIQRKNRNAVLIQMLGSFKGVGGIEECIREAFFFDPEIVCSTIKGSDTHGQDRNKCSQTGILNGCQYSAKGCSVVSGGPLNASNPSIMTNMCRRAFFDILISEKFSLLCKLLQENFGGLRFDKFIDFSVIHARMKEGTYEISPIRFVDDIQLVWGKLQEIGAEMISLANSVAEFSRTSCSEHVGGPIKYDEEKNELFSGETNFDAKMVQPEAGGVNKVCTCRCCEEKADGKDCLVCDSCEEMYHVSCIEPAVQEIPLKNWYCGSCTAKGIGSPHENCVVCETLNAPTNQGILVGDGTSPAYETFIEFEGKSNSNTDEVQESEEKRYLMYPCGICGVRVASCDEFQYCDHDYCPYKLYHNRCLTPKQSKSYGSRWLCPSCLCRGCFTDKDDDKIVLCEACDHAYHIYCMEPPRSSIPKHRWFCRKCEAGLKEIRRVKEVYENEKKKKGDKNIKAYENGQKKKSKEDISHENLEKNLNGKSEEESDGGRGGMDMLLNAAKTLNFEEFGRKEEFKLKRG, from the exons tgatgGGATGTGAAGAGGGAACAAGCAATGGTGATACAGAGTGGTTGAAAAGAGGAAGGGGGATTAATGGGATAGAAGTTGGAAGGGTGCAGGATTTTGGTGGAGGGAGGTCAGTTGCAAGTGAGGGTTTTCGGACCTACAAGAGGCGGAAGCATGTAAGGTCAACTGAAGAAGCCAAATTTTTGGAGGATTCCTTCAGAATTCAG AGGAAAAACAGAAATGCTGTACTAATTCAGATGCTTGGGTCATTTAAAGGTGTGGGTGGTATAGAAGAGTGTATCCGTGAAGCATTTTTCTTTGATCCAGAAATTGTTTGCTCGACAATTAAG GGATCTGATACTCATGGTCAAGATAGGAACAAATGCTCACAAACTGGGATTCTTAATGGATGTCAGTATTCAGCTAAAGGTTGTAGTGTTGTCTCTGGTGGCCCTTTAAATGCATCTAATCCTTCTATCATGACCAATATGTGTCGGCGGGctttctttgatattttaatttctgaaaAGTTCAGCTTACTTTGTAAGCTACTCCAGGAAAATTTTGGAGGATTGAGGTTTGACAAATTTATCGACTTTAGTGTGATTCACgcaaggatgaaagaaggaacTTATGAAATTTCACCTATCCGTTTCGTTGATGATATTCAACTG gtTTGGGGAAAGCTTCAAGAGATTGGTGCTGAAATGATTTCTCTAGCAAATAGTGTTGCAGAATTTTCAAGAACTTCCTGCAGTGAGCAT GTTGGAGGCCCAATAAAgtatgatgaagaaaaaaatgag TTGTTTTCTGGAGAAACCAACTTTGATGCTAAAATGGTACAGCCAGAAGCAGGTGGTGTGAATAAGGTTTGCACTTGCAGGTGCTGTGAGGAGAAGGCTGATGGGAAGGATTGTCTAGTTTGTGATTCATGTGAAGAAATGTACCATGTTTCCTGTATTGAGCCAGCTGTTCAAGAGATCCCACTGAAAAATTGGTATTGTGGGAGCTGCACTGCAAAAGGCATTGGATCGCCTCATGAGAACTGTGTAGTGTGTGAGACGCTGAATGCCCCCACAAACCAAGGAATTCTGGTTGGTGATGGGACCAGTCCAGCGTATGAAacatttattgaatttgaaggtAAGTCAAACAGTAATACAGATGAAGTCCAAGAATCTGAAGAGAAAAGATACCTGATGTACCCTTGTGGAATTTGTGGAGTTAGGGTAGCATCGTGCGATGAGTTTCAATACTGTGACCATGATTACTGCCCCTATAAGCTCTATCATAATAGGTGTTTAACACCAAAACAGTCGAAATCCTATGGGTCTCGTTGGCTCTGCCCTTCGTGTCTGTGTAGAGGATGCTTTACTGATAAAGatgatgataaaattgttttatgtgAAGCTTGTGATCATGCATACCATATCTATTGTATGGAGCCGCCACGCAGCTCAATTCCTAAGCATAGATGGTTTTGCAGAAAATGTGAAGCCGGACTCAAAGAAATACGCAGGGTAAAGGAGGtgtatgaaaatgaaaagaaaaagaaaggagatAAGAATATAAAGGCATATGAAAATggacagaaaaagaaaagcaaagagGATATATCACatgaaaatcttgaaaagaATCTGAATGGGAAAAGTGAGGAGGAATCAGATGGAGGTAGAGGCGGAATGGACATGCTTTTAAATGCAGCTAAGACCTTAAATTTTGAAGAGTTTGGCCGCAAAGAAGAGTTTAAACTGAAGAGGGGATAA
- the LOC123202708 gene encoding PHD finger protein EHD3-like isoform X4, which translates to MMGCEEGTSNGDTEWLKRGRGINGIEVGRVQDFGGGRSVASEGFRTYKRRKHVRSTEEAKFLEDSFRIQRKNRNAVLIQMLGSFKGVGGIEECIREAFFFDPEIVCSTIKVWGKLQEIGAEMISLANSVAEFSRTSCSEHVGGPIKYDEEKNEQLFSGETNFDAKMVQPEAGGVNKVCTCRCCEEKADGKDCLVCDSCEEMYHVSCIEPAVQEIPLKNWYCGSCTAKGIGSPHENCVVCETLNAPTNQGILVGDGTSPAYETFIEFEGKSNSNTDEVQESEEKRYLMYPCGICGVRVASCDEFQYCDHDYCPYKLYHNRCLTPKQSKSYGSRWLCPSCLCRGCFTDKDDDKIVLCEACDHAYHIYCMEPPRSSIPKHRWFCRKCEAGLKEIRRVKEVYENEKKKKGDKNIKAYENGQKKKSKEDISHENLEKNLNGKSEEESDGGRGGMDMLLNAAKTLNFEEFGRKEEFKLKRG; encoded by the exons tgatgGGATGTGAAGAGGGAACAAGCAATGGTGATACAGAGTGGTTGAAAAGAGGAAGGGGGATTAATGGGATAGAAGTTGGAAGGGTGCAGGATTTTGGTGGAGGGAGGTCAGTTGCAAGTGAGGGTTTTCGGACCTACAAGAGGCGGAAGCATGTAAGGTCAACTGAAGAAGCCAAATTTTTGGAGGATTCCTTCAGAATTCAG AGGAAAAACAGAAATGCTGTACTAATTCAGATGCTTGGGTCATTTAAAGGTGTGGGTGGTATAGAAGAGTGTATCCGTGAAGCATTTTTCTTTGATCCAGAAATTGTTTGCTCGACAATTAAG gtTTGGGGAAAGCTTCAAGAGATTGGTGCTGAAATGATTTCTCTAGCAAATAGTGTTGCAGAATTTTCAAGAACTTCCTGCAGTGAGCAT GTTGGAGGCCCAATAAAgtatgatgaagaaaaaaatgag CAGTTGTTTTCTGGAGAAACCAACTTTGATGCTAAAATGGTACAGCCAGAAGCAGGTGGTGTGAATAAGGTTTGCACTTGCAGGTGCTGTGAGGAGAAGGCTGATGGGAAGGATTGTCTAGTTTGTGATTCATGTGAAGAAATGTACCATGTTTCCTGTATTGAGCCAGCTGTTCAAGAGATCCCACTGAAAAATTGGTATTGTGGGAGCTGCACTGCAAAAGGCATTGGATCGCCTCATGAGAACTGTGTAGTGTGTGAGACGCTGAATGCCCCCACAAACCAAGGAATTCTGGTTGGTGATGGGACCAGTCCAGCGTATGAAacatttattgaatttgaaggtAAGTCAAACAGTAATACAGATGAAGTCCAAGAATCTGAAGAGAAAAGATACCTGATGTACCCTTGTGGAATTTGTGGAGTTAGGGTAGCATCGTGCGATGAGTTTCAATACTGTGACCATGATTACTGCCCCTATAAGCTCTATCATAATAGGTGTTTAACACCAAAACAGTCGAAATCCTATGGGTCTCGTTGGCTCTGCCCTTCGTGTCTGTGTAGAGGATGCTTTACTGATAAAGatgatgataaaattgttttatgtgAAGCTTGTGATCATGCATACCATATCTATTGTATGGAGCCGCCACGCAGCTCAATTCCTAAGCATAGATGGTTTTGCAGAAAATGTGAAGCCGGACTCAAAGAAATACGCAGGGTAAAGGAGGtgtatgaaaatgaaaagaaaaagaaaggagatAAGAATATAAAGGCATATGAAAATggacagaaaaagaaaagcaaagagGATATATCACatgaaaatcttgaaaagaATCTGAATGGGAAAAGTGAGGAGGAATCAGATGGAGGTAGAGGCGGAATGGACATGCTTTTAAATGCAGCTAAGACCTTAAATTTTGAAGAGTTTGGCCGCAAAGAAGAGTTTAAACTGAAGAGGGGATAA
- the LOC123202877 gene encoding probable acyl-activating enzyme 4, translating into MELLLPNPKNSSSLTTLGFLERAANVNNDCHSVVYNGTWSQTYHQCLQVASSLSSTGVERGQVVSVVPPNVPSMYEHQFVVHYPVLFLTFNNINTRLDGHTLSILLIDNESKVVFVDHLLNPLVLETLSLLPRNTKARQLILIDDDVVSMTQTSLTVDFINTYDGIIEEDDTRPKFKWVQPKNDWGLMVLNYTSSTT; encoded by the coding sequence ATGGAGTTGCTTTTGCCGAATCCTAAAAATTCATCATCTCTTACAACATTAGGCTTTTTGGAAAGAGCTGCCAATGTGAACAATGATTGCCATTCTGTTGTTTACAATGGCACATGGTCTCAAACCTACCATCAATGTCTCCAGGTGGCTTCATCATTATCGTCCACGGGCGTCGAGAGGGGCCAAGTTGTGTCTGTTGTGCCTCCGAACGTTCCTTCCATGTATGAGCATCAGTTTGTTGTCCACTATCCTGTACTGTTCTTAACATTTAACAACATCAACACTCGCCTTGACGGTCACACATTATCCATACTCCTGATTGACAACGAATCAAAGGTCGTTTTTGTTGATCATCTCTTGAATCCTCTTGTTCTTGAAACTCTATCTTTGCTCCCACGTAACACCAAAGCACGACAACTTATCCTGATTGACGACGACGTAGTCTCAATGACTCAAACTTCCCTTACGGTTGATTTTATCAACACGTACGATGGGATAATCGAAGAAGATGACACAAGGCCAAAGTTCAAGTGGGTCCAACCAAAAAATGATTGGGGTCTAATGGTTTTAAATTACACATCCAGTACTACATGA